CAGGATTCGCAAAGAAACCTCCATGGCTTTTGGATCATCAGGCCTAGAGACCACGGCTATGCGATTCAAGCCCATATCCATCATTAATTTCTATGATCCCCCCATTTATACTTATTACGCCTTTATATCAGGGGATAGAGGAAAATAATGTTTCCTATGATCCGATCGGGGGGCCTGGCGTTGAAGTCTCTGACCACGGGATGCGATAAGCTGGACTCCCTATTGGGAGGAGGGATCCCCGTAGGGGTAATCACGTTGATCTACGGTGAAGCCTCCACCGGTAAGACGACGCTATCCTTAGGGGTTTCCATCGAGGCAAGCCGGAGGGGTTTCAAGGTCATCTATGTGGATTCGGATTCATCCCTGACGCCGACTAGGCTGGGTTGGATCCTTAAAGGCTTAACCCGGGAGGAATTAGAAGAATTAGGTATACTTTTCTTCAAGCCTCTAGACTTCTACGAGCAAAGGGAGTTGATAGAGGGTTTGGAGGCGTATCTTAGGGGGGATCACAGGCTTATAGTAGTGGACTCCATCACCAATCTTTATAGGGCGGCCTTGGCGGAGAAGGGCGCCTTTAAACTTAATAGGGAGCTGGGTAGGCAACTGGCCTACCTCGCCGAATTGGCTGCTAAAAAGGATTTAGCAATCCTATGCACCGCCCAAGTTCATTCCAAACCTATGCAAGGGATTATTGAGCCGGTGGCTAGGAGGGTTCTAACCTACTGGTCAAAGGCCATACTCAGGCTTAGATTTCCGGAAGACCGTAAATTAAGAGAGTTGAAAGTGGAGGATTTCCCAGAGGAGAAGATTAAGGGGAGATCGATCCTTCTAGCCTTCAGGAGCGATGGAGCCTTATGTTGCTAAATCCCATAGAGCTCTTAGTCTTCATTCTACCCGTATATGTGGCTAATGCCTCCCCCGTCATACTCGGAGGGGGAGCTCCCCTAGATCTCGGCAGAAAATTCATGGATGGAAAGCCTATCTTTGGCCCTCATAAGACGTTCAAGGGATTTATTGGAGGCCTAATTGCAGGCTGGATGACAGCTACCATTTTATCGGCCCTCCTCGGATGGGGATGGCTTAAACCGGGGCTCCTTGCCTGCGCCGGATCCATGATGGGAGACCTGATAGGAGCTTTCATAAAGCGTCGGATAGGGTTGAAGGCCGGAGAGTCAGCCCCTCTACTGGACCAGCTTGACTTCATAATAGGCGCATTAATACTCGTATACCCCATCTGGAAACTTAGTATGGCCACAGTGCTAATAAGCCTGTCAATAACTCCCCCAATCCACTTAGCAACCAATTGGATAGCCTATAAATTGAATTTGAAGAAAGTTCCATGGTAGAGCAACCTAGACGGTTAAATATAAATTGAGAATCAAAGAAATGAAGGGTGGAGAGAGGCCTAGAAACAGAGTCCTGGGTTTAGCTGGGCGACGTCAACTTGGTCTGGAGGAGGACGGTGGCATAAGCTAAAGCTATAATCGTCATGATTAAACCCATAAGTACGAGGATATAGGCCTGTCTAGGCTTGTATAGTAGTCTTGTGCTCCTGTATATCAAGTAGAAACCTGCGATTCCCAAAACGTAGCTTATCCCAGCC
This region of Candidatus Bathyarchaeota archaeon genomic DNA includes:
- a CDS encoding CDP-2,3-bis-(O-geranylgeranyl)-sn-glycerol synthase, encoding MLLNPIELLVFILPVYVANASPVILGGGAPLDLGRKFMDGKPIFGPHKTFKGFIGGLIAGWMTATILSALLGWGWLKPGLLACAGSMMGDLIGAFIKRRIGLKAGESAPLLDQLDFIIGALILVYPIWKLSMATVLISLSITPPIHLATNWIAYKLNLKKVPW
- a CDS encoding AAA family ATPase codes for the protein MKSLTTGCDKLDSLLGGGIPVGVITLIYGEASTGKTTLSLGVSIEASRRGFKVIYVDSDSSLTPTRLGWILKGLTREELEELGILFFKPLDFYEQRELIEGLEAYLRGDHRLIVVDSITNLYRAALAEKGAFKLNRELGRQLAYLAELAAKKDLAILCTAQVHSKPMQGIIEPVARRVLTYWSKAILRLRFPEDRKLRELKVEDFPEEKIKGRSILLAFRSDGALCC